From Aristaeella lactis, the proteins below share one genomic window:
- a CDS encoding TldD/PmbA family protein codes for MIRMDEFIDKLLKAAAEAGIDPAEVYSQENSAFSAEAMEGNVDSYEVSETCGLGLRGVVGGKMGYASTEAFDDDAIRMLIRGVKESAALVETEEQDEIYAGDPEYPELAIPENDLDSITAEEKLQLVLDIEKTAMAADPRIVKSQGSFVATGKGVVRLVNSYGLNLKTEAPVGGYVTAGIWLVGKDGESTATGGESEVSRKFRELDPVSIGKKAAEKTTERLNASPVESGMYRTVIRRDAMRSLLNVFSGIFSAENAQKKLSLLDGREGETIAASCVTLMDDPLLPDGLASATFDGEGSACRTKAVIENGVLKTLLHSRKTARKAGTVSTGNAKRTVSTPVRVAPTNFFFRPGEKDLDGLLADLGDGLLITEVGGLHAGANPISGDFSLIAKGFRVNGGKQGKPVEQITIAGNFYQLLKDIRAVGSDLEFKRSNIGSPSVDVGTIHVAGK; via the coding sequence ATGATTCGTATGGATGAATTTATTGATAAGCTGCTGAAGGCGGCAGCCGAAGCGGGAATTGATCCGGCGGAGGTATACAGCCAGGAGAATTCCGCCTTTTCCGCGGAAGCCATGGAAGGAAATGTTGACAGCTATGAGGTTTCCGAAACCTGCGGACTGGGCTTGCGCGGCGTGGTCGGCGGAAAGATGGGCTATGCCTCCACAGAAGCCTTTGATGATGACGCCATCCGGATGCTGATCCGGGGTGTAAAGGAAAGCGCTGCCCTGGTGGAAACTGAAGAACAGGATGAGATCTACGCGGGTGATCCGGAATATCCTGAACTGGCGATTCCGGAGAACGACCTGGACAGCATTACGGCGGAAGAAAAGCTGCAGCTTGTGCTTGATATTGAAAAAACAGCCATGGCGGCGGACCCGAGAATTGTCAAAAGCCAGGGATCCTTTGTGGCTACAGGCAAAGGTGTTGTGCGGCTGGTGAACAGCTACGGGCTGAACCTGAAAACGGAAGCGCCTGTCGGCGGTTACGTCACGGCTGGTATCTGGCTTGTCGGCAAAGACGGCGAATCCACTGCCACCGGCGGTGAATCGGAAGTAAGCCGTAAATTCAGAGAACTGGATCCGGTCAGCATCGGAAAGAAAGCCGCGGAAAAAACCACAGAGCGGCTGAATGCCTCCCCGGTGGAGAGCGGTATGTACCGGACGGTGATCCGGCGGGATGCCATGCGTTCCCTGCTGAACGTCTTCAGCGGTATCTTTTCCGCTGAGAATGCCCAGAAAAAGCTGTCGCTGCTGGACGGCAGGGAAGGGGAAACCATTGCCGCTTCCTGCGTGACCCTGATGGACGATCCGCTGCTGCCCGATGGACTGGCCTCCGCAACTTTTGACGGAGAAGGTTCTGCCTGCCGCACGAAAGCCGTGATCGAGAACGGCGTGCTGAAGACCCTGCTTCACAGCCGGAAAACCGCCCGGAAGGCCGGAACGGTCAGCACCGGCAACGCGAAGCGCACTGTCAGCACTCCGGTGCGTGTGGCACCGACAAACTTCTTCTTCCGGCCCGGGGAGAAGGACCTGGACGGCCTGCTGGCAGACCTGGGCGACGGCCTGCTGATTACGGAAGTGGGCGGTCTCCACGCGGGCGCCAATCCCATCAGCGGTGACTTCTCCCTGATTGCGAAAGGATTCCGGGTGAACGGCGGCAAACAGGGAAAGCCGGTGGAACAGATTACCATCGCGGGCAATTTCTATCAGCTGCTGAAGGATATCCGGGCGGTCGGAAGCGACCTGGAGTTCAAGAGGAGCAATATCGGTTCTCCTTCCGTGGACGTTGGAACCATCCACGTTGCCGGAAAGTAA
- a CDS encoding flavodoxin family protein gives MKKVTVIWSSPNTEGLTASAKNQIMKGLEEAGAQVEEIHLNEKKLEHCRACANGWGTCNKTGTCVIRDDFSGIYQSLANADGIVWISAVYWSDMTECFKAFFDRLRRCDATRNHSLAEKRCMLIACAGGTGRGTLECLTQMERGLTHMGMRAYDRIPVVRFNREYMLPALYTAGKAYAACLENGFDMYY, from the coding sequence ATGAAAAAAGTTACGGTCATCTGGTCCAGCCCGAACACAGAGGGGCTGACAGCATCAGCAAAGAATCAGATTATGAAAGGTCTGGAGGAGGCCGGTGCCCAGGTGGAGGAAATCCATCTGAACGAGAAAAAGCTGGAACACTGCCGGGCCTGCGCAAACGGCTGGGGTACCTGTAACAAGACCGGAACCTGTGTGATCCGTGATGACTTTTCCGGCATTTACCAGTCCCTTGCCAATGCGGACGGAATCGTCTGGATCAGCGCGGTATACTGGTCCGATATGACAGAATGCTTCAAGGCGTTTTTTGACAGGCTGCGCCGGTGTGACGCCACCCGCAATCATTCGCTGGCGGAAAAGCGCTGTATGCTCATTGCCTGTGCCGGCGGTACCGGGCGCGGTACCCTGGAATGCCTCACGCAGATGGAAAGAGGTCTCACCCATATGGGCATGCGCGCCTATGACCGGATCCCAGTGGTACGCTTCAACAGGGAGTATATGCTTCCCGCGCTGTATACCGCCGGAAAAGCGTATGCCGCCTGTCTGGAAAATGGTTTCGATATGTATTACTGA
- a CDS encoding ABC transporter ATP-binding protein — translation MIRTLWRLSREAIRYRTLYTIAILSTLALTAVNLAAPKLLSAMTGIVEAGVDEAGLHTIGLFTAALVALYLLRILFRFLSNYLAHKAAWYLVGDLRTRTYDKLEHMHLGYFHDKQTGDLMSRIVNDTRDFELLYAHMIPETITNLVTFTGVLVVLLTINWKLALITCAPIPLIFASGILFSKKVRPFFRISQKKMGELNGKLQDNLSGIHEIQSFGREEYETERVNEQNFEHIRAMLQALKISAVFHPSVEFISSLGTILVVGFGGYLAYREGLSVADIVAFLLYLGLFYGPVTGLANLLENMQQSMAGAERVLDILDAPLEIQDRQDAETLGTVQGEITFDHVSFSYGEGIPVLKDVSFDCKPGQMLALVGPTGVGKTTLTQLISRFYEPSSGHILIDGHDIRDVSIESLRRNISPVLQDTFLFNGTIAENIGYAVPDASMDEIEAAAKAANIHEDILAMPEGYNTQVGERGLRLSGGQKQRVAIARAILRKSPIIILDEATASVDVETEQQIQKAINGISGSRTIIAIAHRLSTIRNADQILVIEDGRITESGTHAELVALGGSYARMNSIQGEERGKN, via the coding sequence ATGATCAGAACACTGTGGCGTCTCAGCCGTGAAGCCATCCGGTACAGAACGTTATATACCATTGCGATCCTTTCAACCCTGGCGCTGACAGCCGTGAACCTGGCAGCGCCGAAGCTCCTTTCCGCCATGACAGGGATCGTGGAAGCAGGCGTGGATGAAGCCGGCCTGCATACCATCGGCCTGTTTACCGCCGCACTGGTCGCTCTTTACCTGCTGCGGATCCTTTTCCGGTTCCTGAGCAATTACCTCGCCCATAAAGCCGCCTGGTACCTGGTGGGTGACCTGCGGACCCGGACCTATGACAAGCTGGAGCACATGCACCTGGGATACTTTCACGACAAACAGACCGGCGACCTCATGAGCCGGATCGTGAATGACACCCGGGACTTTGAACTGCTCTATGCCCATATGATCCCGGAAACGATCACCAACCTGGTCACTTTTACCGGTGTGCTGGTCGTCCTTCTGACCATTAACTGGAAACTCGCGCTGATCACCTGTGCGCCGATTCCCCTGATCTTCGCTTCCGGCATCCTCTTTTCCAAAAAGGTCCGGCCTTTCTTCAGGATCTCCCAGAAGAAAATGGGTGAACTGAACGGCAAGCTGCAGGACAACTTGTCCGGCATCCATGAAATCCAATCCTTCGGCCGGGAGGAATATGAAACCGAACGGGTCAATGAACAGAATTTCGAACACATCCGTGCCATGCTCCAGGCCCTGAAGATCAGTGCCGTCTTCCATCCCTCCGTCGAGTTCATCTCCTCCCTGGGGACTATCCTGGTGGTTGGATTCGGCGGATACCTGGCATACCGTGAAGGCCTGAGCGTTGCGGACATCGTGGCTTTCCTGCTGTACCTGGGACTGTTTTACGGACCGGTCACCGGCCTCGCCAACCTGCTGGAAAACATGCAGCAGTCCATGGCGGGCGCGGAGCGTGTGCTGGATATCCTGGACGCGCCCCTGGAAATACAGGACCGGCAGGATGCTGAAACCCTCGGAACTGTACAGGGCGAGATCACCTTTGACCATGTCAGCTTCTCCTACGGGGAGGGCATCCCGGTGCTGAAGGACGTCTCCTTTGACTGTAAGCCCGGCCAGATGCTGGCCCTGGTCGGTCCCACCGGTGTGGGTAAAACCACCCTGACCCAGCTGATCTCCCGGTTCTATGAACCGTCCTCCGGGCATATTCTGATCGACGGGCATGATATCCGGGATGTGTCCATCGAAAGCCTCCGACGGAACATCTCCCCTGTGCTGCAGGATACCTTCCTCTTCAACGGCACCATTGCGGAAAACATCGGCTACGCCGTGCCGGACGCTTCCATGGACGAGATCGAGGCTGCCGCGAAGGCCGCCAATATTCATGAAGATATCCTGGCCATGCCGGAAGGATATAATACCCAGGTGGGCGAACGCGGCCTGCGCCTTTCCGGCGGTCAGAAGCAGCGGGTGGCCATTGCCCGGGCGATCCTGCGGAAATCCCCCATCATCATCCTGGATGAGGCAACCGCATCTGTCGATGTGGAAACAGAGCAGCAGATCCAGAAAGCCATCAACGGGATTTCCGGAAGCCGTACCATCATCGCGATCGCCCACCGGCTGTCCACCATCCGGAACGCCGATCAGATCCTGGTCATTGAGGACGGCCGGATTACAGAAAGCGGCACCCACGCGGAACTTGTGGCGCTGGGCGGAAGCTACGCCAGGATGAACAGCATCCAGGGCGAGGAACGCGGAAAGAACTGA
- a CDS encoding MATE family efflux transporter produces MDKAVKAHFLRGSGKHTFPKGNATMNMTEGRPLALLSVFALPLLIGNLFQQAYNLADSMIVGRLLGADALAAVGATGSISFLFFSILNGISGGCGIVTAQFFGAKKDELVYKAIANSAYITLAFSLLTGTLAFCLVPTVLTWMGTPQEILPDAIVYMRMTSASVPLIAVYNYASSMQRALGDSRTPLYFLIVSCILNVVLDLLFVGAFGLGVFGAAFATMLSQLLAGSGSLLFAFRRNPYFRINAKLRAFDAQIAKKAIRLGLPLALQWSLIAISTTALQSVVNTFGSTAMAAYTATNRLEQLVQQPFGSMSMALSTYAGQNMGAGKMKRIRTGFRDSLLAMLVVAGMMTLIMQLFGGSLVGMFVHETNVIDLGGRALKITSLFYAFLGIIYVSRGVLNGVGDAVFSFINGIVEIAGRVGLPLLLLGLTASGVWSIWITAGVTWMLAGLSCILRYVSWRKKTGKQQEAD; encoded by the coding sequence ATGGACAAGGCTGTAAAAGCGCACTTCCTGCGCGGCAGCGGAAAGCATACATTTCCCAAAGGAAATGCAACGATGAATATGACAGAAGGCAGGCCGCTGGCCCTGCTTTCTGTTTTCGCGTTGCCGCTGCTCATCGGTAACCTGTTCCAGCAGGCCTATAACCTGGCGGACTCGATGATCGTGGGGCGGTTGCTGGGTGCGGATGCCCTGGCGGCAGTCGGAGCCACCGGTTCCATTTCCTTTCTCTTCTTTTCCATCTTGAACGGGATCAGCGGCGGCTGCGGAATCGTTACAGCCCAGTTTTTCGGAGCGAAAAAAGATGAGCTTGTCTATAAGGCAATCGCCAACTCAGCCTATATTACGCTCGCCTTCTCCCTCCTGACCGGAACCCTTGCCTTCTGCCTGGTCCCCACTGTGCTCACCTGGATGGGAACCCCGCAGGAGATTCTGCCGGACGCCATCGTTTATATGCGCATGACATCCGCGTCCGTGCCGCTGATCGCCGTCTATAATTACGCTTCCTCCATGCAGCGTGCCCTGGGAGATTCCCGCACGCCTCTGTATTTTCTCATCGTTTCCTGTATCCTGAATGTGGTACTGGATCTGCTTTTTGTCGGAGCCTTCGGCCTGGGGGTTTTCGGCGCGGCTTTTGCGACCATGCTGTCCCAGCTGCTGGCCGGCAGCGGTTCCCTGCTGTTCGCCTTCCGCCGCAATCCCTATTTCCGCATAAACGCGAAGCTCCGTGCTTTCGATGCTCAGATCGCGAAAAAGGCCATCCGCCTGGGTCTGCCGCTGGCGCTCCAGTGGAGCCTGATCGCGATTTCCACCACCGCGCTGCAATCCGTTGTCAACACCTTCGGCTCAACGGCAATGGCCGCCTATACCGCCACCAACCGTCTGGAGCAATTGGTGCAGCAGCCCTTCGGATCCATGAGTATGGCACTGTCCACCTACGCCGGACAGAACATGGGCGCAGGAAAAATGAAACGGATCCGGACCGGTTTCCGGGACAGCCTGCTGGCTATGCTCGTGGTAGCCGGAATGATGACCCTGATCATGCAGCTCTTCGGTGGATCGCTGGTAGGCATGTTTGTCCATGAAACGAACGTGATCGACCTGGGCGGCAGGGCGCTGAAGATCACAAGCCTCTTCTATGCATTCCTGGGTATCATATATGTTTCCCGCGGCGTCCTGAACGGTGTCGGCGATGCCGTCTTCTCCTTCATCAACGGAATCGTGGAGATTGCCGGCCGTGTAGGTCTGCCCCTTCTGCTCCTGGGGCTGACAGCATCCGGAGTCTGGTCCATCTGGATTACCGCCGGCGTGACATGGATGCTGGCCGGTCTGTCATGTATCCTGCGGTATGTTTCCTGGAGGAAAAAAACCGGAAAGCAGCAGGAAGCGGATTGA
- a CDS encoding aldo/keto reductase has product MKLINVVNGPQNASAVILGCMRMPALSVEKAADMIRTASEEGINLFDHATCYGDGEAETRFGDAFPLTGLKREDVIIQSKCGLHFDRKEFDWSRDDILSSAEASLRRLKTDYLDVLLLHRPDLLFDPEEVAEAFDQLEKSGKVRCFGVSNVSPGQLELLKKYVRQPLVFNQLQFSLDQTQLIDGDMYLNNLTTDRSIIRDNGVLNYCRLHDITIQAWSPLQFGMFGGCFVDHPDFPDLNRVLGEMGEKYSISKAAVAIAWILRHPARMQAVAGTMNPDHLRDICAASKVSLTHQEWYQLYLASGKFLP; this is encoded by the coding sequence ATGAAACTGATCAATGTGGTAAACGGACCGCAGAATGCTTCAGCCGTTATTCTCGGCTGCATGCGCATGCCCGCCCTGTCCGTGGAAAAAGCAGCGGATATGATCCGTACCGCTTCGGAAGAAGGGATCAACTTATTTGACCATGCCACCTGCTACGGCGACGGAGAAGCTGAAACCCGTTTCGGGGATGCTTTCCCGCTGACCGGTCTGAAGCGGGAGGATGTCATCATTCAGAGCAAATGCGGTCTCCATTTTGATCGTAAGGAATTTGACTGGAGCCGGGACGATATCCTTTCCAGCGCGGAAGCAAGCCTCCGGCGCCTGAAAACCGATTATCTGGACGTCCTGCTGCTCCACCGCCCGGATCTGCTGTTCGATCCGGAGGAAGTGGCGGAAGCCTTTGACCAGCTGGAAAAGAGCGGAAAAGTCCGCTGTTTCGGTGTCAGTAACGTAAGCCCCGGCCAGCTGGAGCTGCTGAAGAAGTATGTCCGGCAGCCGCTGGTGTTTAACCAGCTCCAGTTCTCCCTGGACCAGACCCAGCTGATCGACGGGGACATGTACCTGAATAACCTGACGACTGACCGTTCCATCATCAGGGATAACGGTGTCCTGAATTACTGCCGCCTGCACGACATCACGATCCAGGCCTGGTCTCCGCTGCAGTTCGGAATGTTCGGAGGCTGCTTCGTGGATCATCCGGATTTTCCGGATCTAAACCGCGTGCTGGGCGAAATGGGAGAAAAGTACAGTATTTCAAAAGCTGCGGTCGCAATTGCCTGGATCCTGCGTCATCCCGCCCGTATGCAGGCTGTCGCCGGAACCATGAATCCGGATCACCTCCGGGATATCTGTGCCGCCTCCAAAGTGTCCCTGACACATCAGGAATGGTATCAGCTCTACCTGGCGTCCGGAAAGTTCCTGCCGTAA
- a CDS encoding VOC family protein: protein MAGIVGTHLVAQVGFIVKDIEETKRKWAAFLGVDVPETQPCGDYAVTQTVFEGKPAPKANSLLAFFDVGPGLQLELIQPNEEPSTWRNFLNEHGEGMHHLAFQVKDSKACVASAEAAGLKLVQHGTYGDGNGEYNYLDAPELKCIVELLESYNNSGNN from the coding sequence ATGGCAGGTATCGTGGGAACCCATCTGGTAGCCCAGGTAGGTTTTATCGTAAAGGATATTGAGGAAACCAAACGGAAATGGGCGGCATTCCTGGGCGTCGATGTCCCGGAAACGCAGCCCTGCGGCGACTATGCGGTCACACAGACAGTTTTTGAGGGGAAGCCCGCGCCGAAAGCGAATTCACTGCTGGCTTTCTTCGACGTGGGACCGGGCCTTCAGCTGGAACTGATCCAGCCCAATGAGGAACCGTCTACCTGGCGGAACTTCCTGAACGAGCATGGCGAAGGCATGCATCATCTTGCCTTCCAGGTCAAAGATTCCAAAGCCTGCGTGGCCAGTGCGGAAGCAGCCGGGCTGAAGCTTGTTCAGCATGGAACCTACGGGGACGGAAACGGTGAATATAATTACCTGGACGCCCCCGAACTGAAATGCATCGTGGAACTGCTTGAAAGCTACAATAACTCAGGGAATAACTGA
- a CDS encoding SDR family NAD(P)-dependent oxidoreductase produces MSQTVLITGTGRPYALGFNLVKRYLEHGDCVFASVRRPSEALEALKSVYPGMLHILTMDISSTESVNAAAREAETLTDRLDLIINNATTASADTMKELPDFDLDLIAPAVNVGAVGPVRVLKAFLPLLKKSTMGALVVNISSEAGSIGKCYRTFYLDYGTEKAALNMLTMTMHNYFKNDPDLNIICIHPGWIRTNPGNHEAPLDPYEHAETLRCLFETKRHDKEGPVFITHTGESYPW; encoded by the coding sequence ATGTCACAGACTGTTCTGATTACCGGCACAGGCAGGCCTTATGCCCTTGGTTTTAACCTGGTAAAGCGTTATCTGGAGCACGGAGACTGCGTGTTCGCGTCTGTCCGGCGTCCTTCCGAAGCGCTGGAAGCGCTGAAATCCGTATATCCCGGTATGCTGCACATTCTCACAATGGACATATCCTCCACGGAATCGGTGAATGCCGCCGCCCGGGAAGCGGAAACACTGACAGATCGCCTTGACCTGATCATCAACAATGCCACTACCGCTTCCGCCGACACGATGAAGGAGCTTCCGGATTTCGACCTGGACCTGATCGCGCCTGCTGTGAACGTCGGGGCAGTCGGGCCGGTCCGGGTACTGAAAGCGTTCCTGCCGCTGCTGAAAAAAAGTACGATGGGCGCGCTTGTGGTGAATATCTCTTCCGAGGCCGGAAGCATCGGAAAATGCTACCGCACCTTCTATCTGGATTACGGTACGGAAAAGGCAGCCCTGAACATGCTTACCATGACCATGCATAACTACTTCAAAAACGATCCGGACCTGAACATCATCTGTATTCATCCCGGCTGGATCCGGACAAATCCGGGCAATCATGAAGCCCCGCTGGATCCGTATGAACACGCGGAAACCCTTCGGTGCCTTTTCGAAACGAAGCGGCATGACAAGGAAGGGCCGGTATTCATCACCCATACCGGTGAATCTTATCCCTGGTAA
- a CDS encoding endo-1,4-beta-xylanase, whose product MSQAPLAHRQANARLRVLNPDGTPAVRREVSVDQVSHQFLFGCGAFDAVELMKTQDEKKQAFLRERMEKWLALFNYGTLPFYWGRYEPEEGKPAFRETMAAAKWLRQSGVQVKGHPLCWHTACAPWLLKYSNEEILRRQLERIHRDVTAYRDTIGLWDVINEVVIMPEFDRYDNAITRICREKGRVGLVKEVFAAAKECDPNAVLLINDFNTSEAYAHLIQDLLEADVPISAIGIQSHQHQGYWGLEKLNRVLERFSRFGLPIHFTENTLISGDIMPAHIVDLNDWQVDEWPSTPEGEERQAREISEMYSVLFAHPLVEAITTWDFNDGCWLKAPSGFVHEGNTEKPSYAALKNLIHGAWETHETLVTDDDGFLVFTGYKGDYQLKTAAGSAGFALNDNLESTLSLT is encoded by the coding sequence ATGAGTCAGGCTCCTTTAGCTCACCGTCAGGCAAATGCCCGCCTGCGTGTCCTGAACCCAGACGGAACCCCTGCTGTCCGCCGGGAAGTCAGCGTTGACCAGGTTTCCCATCAGTTCCTTTTCGGCTGCGGTGCTTTTGATGCCGTGGAGCTGATGAAAACACAGGATGAAAAGAAACAGGCTTTCCTTCGGGAAAGGATGGAAAAATGGCTGGCATTGTTCAACTACGGCACCCTTCCCTTTTACTGGGGCCGTTATGAGCCGGAAGAAGGCAAACCTGCTTTCCGTGAAACCATGGCCGCCGCGAAATGGCTCCGGCAAAGCGGCGTACAGGTGAAGGGTCATCCGCTGTGCTGGCACACCGCCTGTGCCCCCTGGCTTCTGAAGTATTCCAACGAAGAGATCCTGCGCCGTCAGCTTGAGCGTATTCACAGGGATGTGACCGCATACAGGGATACCATCGGCCTGTGGGATGTCATCAACGAAGTGGTGATCATGCCGGAGTTTGACCGGTATGACAACGCCATCACCCGGATCTGCAGGGAAAAAGGCCGTGTTGGGCTGGTAAAGGAAGTCTTTGCCGCCGCGAAAGAGTGTGATCCCAACGCAGTCCTGCTCATCAACGATTTCAACACAAGCGAAGCCTACGCGCATCTTATCCAGGATCTGCTGGAAGCGGACGTACCGATCAGTGCCATCGGCATCCAGAGCCATCAGCACCAGGGATACTGGGGGCTGGAAAAGCTGAACCGGGTACTGGAACGCTTCTCCCGTTTCGGTCTCCCGATCCATTTCACGGAAAACACCCTGATCTCCGGTGATATCATGCCTGCGCACATCGTTGACCTGAATGACTGGCAGGTGGATGAATGGCCCAGCACGCCCGAAGGTGAAGAACGCCAGGCCCGTGAGATTTCGGAAATGTATTCTGTTCTGTTCGCCCATCCCCTGGTGGAAGCCATTACCACCTGGGATTTCAATGACGGCTGCTGGCTGAAAGCCCCGTCCGGTTTTGTCCATGAAGGCAACACCGAAAAGCCCTCTTATGCCGCCCTGAAGAACCTGATCCACGGAGCATGGGAAACCCATGAAACCCTGGTGACCGATGATGATGGCTTCCTGGTCTTTACCGGCTATAAAGGAGATTATCAGCTGAAAACCGCCGCCGGAAGCGCCGGTTTCGCCCTGAATGACAATCTGGAAAGCACCCTGTCCCTGACCTGA
- a CDS encoding iron-containing alcohol dehydrogenase — protein MFDFRYYTPTKVVFGKNTEAQTAALIREFGGKKVLIHYGGGSVVRSGLLKRVTDNLDEAGIPYVTLGGAVPNPHLGLVYEGIELCKKENVDFLLAVGGGSTIDSAKAIGYGATNEGDVWDFYDYKRKATACLPLGVILTIAATGSEMSDSSVITKEEGLVKRGYSSDYCRPKFAIMNPELTMTLPDYQTACGCTDIMMHTMERYFTNGGNMEITDSIAEGLIRTVMENAEILVKDPKNYEARAEVMWAGSLSHNGLTGCGNDGGDWMTHKLEHELGGLYDVAHGAGLAAIWGSWARYVCGNCLPRFKRFAVNVMGVKPEGTDEEIALKGIEAMEDFYRRIHMPTNLRELGVSATEEDLVTMAHKCAVGVGGSMGSARLLYEEDMLAIYRASM, from the coding sequence ATGTTTGATTTCCGGTACTATACCCCCACCAAGGTGGTATTCGGTAAAAATACAGAGGCACAGACGGCTGCCCTGATCCGTGAATTCGGCGGCAAAAAGGTCCTGATCCATTACGGCGGCGGAAGCGTTGTCCGCTCCGGCCTGCTGAAAAGGGTGACAGATAATCTTGATGAAGCCGGGATCCCCTATGTGACTCTGGGCGGCGCGGTGCCGAATCCCCACCTGGGCCTTGTATATGAGGGCATTGAACTCTGCAAAAAAGAGAACGTTGATTTCCTGCTTGCTGTAGGCGGCGGAAGCACCATCGACTCCGCAAAGGCGATCGGTTACGGCGCGACCAATGAAGGCGACGTATGGGATTTCTATGATTACAAGCGGAAAGCTACGGCCTGCCTTCCCCTGGGCGTGATCCTGACCATTGCGGCCACCGGAAGTGAGATGAGCGATTCTTCTGTCATCACGAAGGAAGAAGGCCTCGTGAAGAGGGGATACAGCAGTGATTACTGCCGGCCGAAATTCGCGATCATGAATCCGGAACTGACGATGACCCTTCCGGATTATCAGACCGCCTGCGGCTGTACCGATATTATGATGCATACCATGGAACGCTACTTTACGAACGGCGGCAACATGGAGATTACGGATTCCATAGCGGAAGGCCTGATCCGTACGGTGATGGAGAACGCAGAGATCCTGGTGAAGGACCCGAAAAACTATGAAGCCCGCGCGGAGGTCATGTGGGCCGGAAGTCTTTCGCATAACGGCCTGACCGGATGCGGAAACGACGGCGGGGACTGGATGACACACAAACTGGAGCATGAGCTGGGCGGCCTGTATGACGTAGCCCACGGGGCGGGACTGGCGGCCATCTGGGGAAGCTGGGCCCGGTATGTGTGCGGGAACTGCCTGCCCAGATTCAAGCGGTTTGCCGTTAACGTGATGGGCGTTAAACCTGAAGGAACGGATGAGGAGATTGCTCTGAAAGGTATCGAAGCCATGGAGGATTTCTACCGGAGGATCCATATGCCCACGAACCTGCGGGAGCTGGGTGTCAGCGCCACGGAAGAAGACCTTGTGACCATGGCGCATAAGTGCGCGGTCGGTGTCGGCGGCTCCATGGGTTCCGCAAGGCTGCTTTATGAAGAAGATATGCTGGCGATCTACAGGGCGAGTATGTAA
- a CDS encoding AraC family transcriptional regulator encodes MDYSQYENYGFDRVSAFNLSTGYEKRSYQAHWHSYGEILLVGPGKTNIFMVNQKTYELVEGDFLLIWPTEMHAIIDADRKESLVIQYSNAFMNTLFDLQRIMHFYRNLHVLCIKAHPELVGRLRSIAEKMKTIFFSSGADRELRCCMLLMEFMLTLDEHREEFAPEIRSGDPYSYTDTVMRRMLMVTDYIKNNLTADDLSQGAMAEMAGISKDYFSRIFRSVTGLNYSKWLNLIRLEKAAELLADKDMTLTEIAMLSGFQSISSFNRVFHTEKGMSPGEYRALLLPR; translated from the coding sequence ATGGATTACAGTCAATATGAAAACTACGGGTTCGACCGTGTCAGCGCCTTTAACCTGTCCACAGGATACGAGAAGCGCAGTTACCAGGCGCACTGGCATTCCTATGGGGAGATTCTCCTGGTGGGGCCGGGAAAAACCAATATTTTCATGGTCAACCAGAAGACCTATGAGCTGGTTGAAGGGGATTTCCTGCTGATCTGGCCTACGGAAATGCATGCCATTATTGACGCAGACCGGAAAGAATCACTGGTGATCCAGTACAGCAATGCCTTTATGAATACGCTGTTTGACCTGCAGCGGATCATGCATTTCTACCGGAACCTGCATGTGCTGTGCATCAAAGCGCATCCGGAACTGGTTGGCAGACTCAGATCCATCGCGGAAAAGATGAAGACAATATTCTTTTCATCCGGTGCGGACCGGGAACTGCGGTGCTGTATGCTGCTGATGGAGTTCATGCTGACGCTGGATGAACACCGGGAGGAGTTTGCCCCGGAGATCAGGAGCGGGGATCCCTACAGCTATACGGACACAGTGATGCGCAGGATGCTCATGGTGACAGATTATATTAAAAACAATCTGACAGCGGATGATCTTTCCCAGGGCGCCATGGCGGAAATGGCAGGGATCAGCAAGGATTATTTCTCGCGGATCTTCCGCAGCGTGACAGGGCTGAATTACAGCAAATGGCTGAACCTGATCCGGCTGGAGAAAGCCGCGGAACTGCTCGCTGATAAAGACATGACGCTGACAGAGATCGCCATGCTTTCCGGTTTCCAGAGCATCTCCAGCTTCAACAGGGTTTTTCATACGGAAAAGGGAATGTCCCCGGGTGAGTACCGGGCGTTGCTGCTGCCGCGGTAG